A single genomic interval of Asinibacterium sp. OR53 harbors:
- a CDS encoding GTPase-associated system all-helical protein GASH: MENTLLQSLLQADLLNIGDSDERLEHIERSIADLGKKLADEQDLLPAYTLVGLDPNVSGEDPVLIKVEKIVTAHWKALRSKFSDRPVSILRAVILHALHDAGKTDPVVAAIIYLTASNFYPYAKLGREKQIVEEIVTELGEAAEKNASSEWSLEEKSPALKLGALKVTGLKVEAVNVDQDALKAKLKTAAARSPQGHDPYNHPNEWATHFSNTAALGITDAIVNAFGQLDKTLSASGIETSINKFLTEFKKNLDGVLQESFQSITAVERRSKLLWWKETLYSSILKNSYRTVSDVMQPIVMAADLYQLLPKLVPVSVDFLLRDTLLMINSSADKKIPYSDLLTSLITKDNEALLQGCLDDTDHADGRIPITDFISLAAYGKEKATSLKKYTGIDPSETVSLCDIAVAILHNKMANYLIPNED, encoded by the coding sequence ATGGAAAATACATTGTTGCAATCCTTATTGCAGGCCGACCTGCTTAATATCGGTGATAGCGATGAGCGCTTGGAGCACATCGAAAGGTCAATTGCAGATTTGGGAAAAAAACTTGCTGATGAACAAGATCTTTTGCCTGCATACACGCTTGTTGGCCTTGATCCTAATGTTAGTGGTGAAGACCCTGTGCTAATTAAGGTTGAAAAAATTGTTACCGCGCATTGGAAAGCGCTGCGGTCTAAATTTTCAGATCGACCGGTTTCAATTTTGCGTGCGGTTATACTTCACGCGCTTCATGACGCTGGGAAAACAGACCCGGTCGTAGCGGCGATTATTTATCTCACAGCGAGCAACTTCTATCCATACGCCAAATTGGGAAGAGAAAAGCAGATCGTGGAAGAGATCGTTACAGAGCTTGGAGAAGCAGCCGAAAAGAATGCTTCGAGTGAATGGTCTTTGGAAGAGAAATCTCCAGCGTTAAAGCTCGGTGCTTTGAAAGTAACAGGTTTAAAAGTAGAAGCTGTCAATGTTGATCAGGATGCTTTAAAAGCAAAATTAAAAACAGCAGCAGCCAGATCACCACAGGGTCACGATCCCTATAACCATCCCAATGAATGGGCCACACATTTTTCCAATACTGCTGCACTCGGAATTACGGACGCGATCGTAAATGCGTTCGGGCAGCTTGATAAGACATTGTCGGCATCAGGAATAGAAACTTCAATCAATAAATTTTTGACGGAGTTTAAGAAAAATCTTGACGGAGTTTTGCAAGAATCATTTCAGTCGATCACGGCCGTTGAGCGAAGGAGCAAGTTGTTATGGTGGAAGGAAACATTATACTCGTCGATTTTAAAAAATAGTTATCGCACTGTAAGCGATGTTATGCAGCCTATAGTTATGGCAGCTGATCTTTATCAGTTGTTGCCAAAGCTCGTGCCGGTGAGTGTTGATTTTTTATTGCGTGACACTTTGCTAATGATCAATTCATCGGCAGATAAAAAAATCCCTTATTCGGATTTGCTTACATCTCTTATTACAAAAGATAACGAGGCGTTGCTTCAGGGATGCCTGGATGACACTGACCATGCTGACGGAAGAATTCCAATAACGGATTTTATTTCACTAGCGGCTTACGGCAAAGAGAAGGCTACTTCTTTAAAAAAATACACAGGGATTGATCCATCCGAAACAGTATCGCTTTGTGATATAGCAGTTGCTATACTGCATAATAAGATGGCGAATTATTTAATACCAAACGAAGACTAA
- a CDS encoding ATP/GTP-binding protein yields MLLEFTVGNFLSFKDKKTLSLAATAIKDYADTNVIQTERCDFLKGAVIYGANSSGKTNLIRAISTMHRLVVQSFEQSSAAELKTIPFLLNTETEDQPSFFEMIFLLDKVRYRYGFEVDNLSVKSEWLFFSKKQAEKPLFIRENDGIEVMRGFAEGKDLEEKTRNNALFLTVVDQFNGKTAKGIMNWFKNIVTISGLSHERYTGVTFSLLENDETNPSLQSFFNNADLGFDSVKLYKKEFDASRLPKDMPESVMQEFSRKLQGKTMVDAMTLHKKYDSKNKEVGAVEFSMDSQESAGTNKIFNMSGPVFDVLHDGGVLVVDELDASLHPLLTLAITRLFNSQEHNPKNAQLIFATHDTNLLSNGNYRRDQIYFVEKDEYGASDLYSLIEYKEEGADKAVRKDRSFEKDYIQGRYGAIPFIGDLSNILKGWPGK; encoded by the coding sequence ATGTTATTAGAATTTACAGTTGGAAATTTTTTATCATTTAAAGACAAGAAAACGCTAAGTCTTGCTGCCACTGCGATCAAGGATTACGCTGATACCAACGTCATTCAAACAGAACGCTGTGACTTTTTGAAAGGTGCTGTTATTTATGGCGCTAACTCTAGCGGTAAGACTAATCTTATCCGGGCTATCTCAACCATGCACAGGTTAGTCGTTCAGTCCTTTGAACAGTCTTCCGCAGCAGAGTTGAAAACCATTCCGTTTTTATTGAATACAGAAACAGAGGATCAGCCTTCGTTTTTTGAAATGATCTTCCTGCTGGATAAGGTTCGGTATCGATACGGGTTTGAGGTCGATAATCTATCCGTAAAATCCGAATGGTTGTTTTTTTCAAAGAAGCAGGCGGAGAAGCCTCTGTTCATTCGTGAAAATGATGGTATTGAGGTGATGCGCGGATTCGCGGAAGGAAAAGATCTGGAGGAAAAGACAAGGAATAATGCGCTCTTCCTTACAGTTGTCGATCAGTTCAACGGCAAGACTGCTAAGGGGATTATGAATTGGTTTAAAAATATAGTAACCATTTCCGGGTTAAGTCATGAGAGATATACAGGTGTTACTTTTTCGCTGCTGGAAAACGATGAGACCAACCCCTCTCTGCAATCTTTTTTTAACAACGCTGATCTGGGTTTTGATTCAGTCAAATTGTATAAAAAAGAATTTGATGCATCGCGGTTGCCAAAGGATATGCCTGAGTCTGTGATGCAGGAGTTTAGCAGAAAGCTACAGGGCAAAACAATGGTAGATGCTATGACACTGCATAAAAAATACGACAGCAAAAACAAGGAGGTGGGTGCGGTTGAGTTCTCGATGGATTCGCAGGAGTCTGCTGGAACAAATAAGATTTTCAATATGTCGGGGCCAGTATTCGATGTGCTGCATGATGGCGGTGTATTGGTGGTTGATGAACTGGATGCAAGCCTGCACCCTCTTTTGACACTGGCTATTACGAGGTTGTTTAATTCGCAAGAGCATAACCCAAAAAATGCACAATTGATTTTTGCAACGCATGATACAAACTTGCTTTCTAACGGTAACTACCGTAGAGACCAGATTTATTTTGTAGAGAAGGATGAGTATGGCGCCTCTGATCTGTATTCGCTCATCGAATACAAGGAAGAAGGTGCGGACAAGGCCGTGCGTAAGGATAGGTCTTTTGAAAAAGATTATATCCAGGGCCGTTATGGCGCTATTCCTTTTATCGGTGATCTTTCAAATATCCTTAAAGGATGGCCCGGAAAATAA
- a CDS encoding MarR family winged helix-turn-helix transcriptional regulator has protein sequence MSNNQFKRGELYSVINNMASTAVARRMQKNFRQAGLDITIEQWSILYHLWKEDCLSQQELCNRTFRDKPSITRLIDNLEKQKLVKRMPSKEDRRINLVCLTETAKELQDRTIELANQTMSEALVGVNKEEIETVKTVLQRVYDNLTGN, from the coding sequence ATGTCAAACAACCAATTTAAAAGAGGGGAGTTATACAGCGTCATCAACAATATGGCGTCTACCGCTGTGGCACGCCGTATGCAGAAGAACTTCAGGCAGGCGGGGCTCGATATCACCATCGAGCAGTGGAGTATATTGTATCATTTGTGGAAGGAAGACTGCCTGAGCCAGCAGGAGTTGTGCAACAGAACATTTCGCGACAAACCCAGTATTACGCGTCTCATCGATAACCTTGAAAAACAGAAACTGGTAAAGCGTATGCCTTCCAAAGAAGACCGTCGTATTAACCTGGTTTGCTTAACAGAGACAGCCAAAGAATTGCAGGATCGTACGATTGAACTGGCCAACCAAACGATGAGCGAGGCATTGGTGGGCGTGAACAAGGAAGAGATTGAAACGGTGAAAACTGTTTTACAAAGGGTATACGATAACCTTACGGGCAATTAG
- a CDS encoding Lrp/AsnC ligand binding domain-containing protein, with protein sequence MSSKLNLDKLDFQIIQEMMEDAEISYADLGKKLFVSGGTIHVRIKKLEELNIVKGKRLSVDLKALGYDVIAFIGIYLEKSSLYDTVAKELKKIPQIVRLNYTTGNYSMFAEIVCKDIQQLRFVLHDELQKIKGIERTETFISLEESFCRNVIVIQEN encoded by the coding sequence ATGTCTTCAAAATTGAATCTTGACAAACTCGATTTCCAGATCATCCAGGAAATGATGGAGGATGCTGAGATTTCCTATGCCGACCTGGGAAAGAAGCTGTTCGTGTCGGGTGGTACCATCCATGTGCGGATCAAGAAACTGGAAGAACTAAATATAGTTAAAGGTAAAAGATTATCGGTTGACCTCAAAGCCCTCGGATACGATGTGATCGCATTCATTGGTATTTACCTCGAAAAAAGTTCTTTATACGATACCGTTGCCAAAGAGCTGAAAAAAATACCGCAGATCGTGCGGCTCAACTACACCACGGGTAACTACAGCATGTTTGCAGAGATCGTTTGTAAAGATATCCAGCAGCTGCGTTTTGTGTTGCACGATGAATTGCAGAAGATCAAGGGTATTGAAAGAACAGAAACTTTTATTTCGCTGGAAGAGAGTTTTTGCAGGAATGTAATAGTGATACAGGAAAATTAA
- a CDS encoding effector-associated domain EAD1-containing protein: MSINITIQQAYYGEVQRSHGKISASFEDAELNSFLVGFTDRPSSLPAGLELSPYYSAVAFKEYYIVTLTFPDTSAQRGGMVFTHALILKLADLQYLNDFDKLLHYFISHIPQDKTALLAIHTDASDFSVPNSHVAHKAYTQNLITQLEIGKHPILYCGSLKSFAEAIGVVWNGLPIAFRKQISFTAGFSYVAIDQTKTVIYFQPGLEQSIKNHDYISGEREEIVEPASTLEKYIIRPAPLSGLNDFVKSLNVELQNWEELQLCIKAYDAFEKIQHLTADALRQLLRQVAKLSPNPIDGKSIKTKIIARLHENIVSGVDRNYKAFKNFPITAFQEGIKEIGNAFEESVENEFAKTSAFDQVIISDLIQALQDGDIKNWWHNSFEVALQKVIDSFNVNAYHNLWKVFAKYTVLPKAITDFFSNDKRYETSLLRDFPKNLSSQVAKQLCELSAKKSWLVLHANLLILFEPIGDGIRRQLELEDKVEDSERKGTHLLLQKVDDADFLKVTLKTGHSFLVDSYGRNAATNGSLLKRLDVTSPNWLKIWLSSLQVKGDIEHGIPKIADIVEGVLNEVVLDKDVPAALFRFIGQSKFADIYHYKKRKEIWKKLPVSDKNLFLDATAKKLLSCIVSGNEIDESIETELSSYMATDKFLSTLLEKYQDNIEVVIDVYELVDGLKDAYFADYVNYYSREVNDQLSRRLGEMVARKQLRLTAKQIFEKAKHNKDFRHALVGCSSLCDLSKWDKFMWGWLFSGSSSNAGLYQAVLDLALELYDKGPEDREIWKRAGGKINLLHHHSSREENWRQAIGLLQHGSGGKHINIQSLVQTMLEDYPQHAKLHEMEKYLKSNQ, translated from the coding sequence TTGAGCATTAATATCACCATACAACAAGCGTATTATGGCGAGGTCCAGCGTTCTCACGGAAAAATATCTGCGAGTTTTGAGGATGCCGAACTTAATTCATTCCTGGTTGGATTTACCGACCGGCCGAGTTCGCTGCCTGCAGGCTTAGAGTTGTCTCCCTATTATTCCGCGGTTGCGTTTAAAGAATATTACATTGTTACGTTGACGTTTCCCGATACATCAGCGCAACGTGGTGGTATGGTGTTTACGCATGCGTTGATCTTGAAACTTGCTGATCTTCAGTACCTAAATGATTTCGATAAGTTGCTTCATTATTTTATCTCGCATATTCCGCAGGATAAGACAGCACTGCTAGCAATTCACACCGATGCTTCAGATTTTTCAGTTCCTAATTCGCATGTTGCACATAAGGCTTACACCCAAAATCTCATAACTCAACTTGAGATAGGCAAACATCCGATTCTGTATTGTGGGTCTTTAAAAAGTTTCGCAGAGGCTATTGGGGTAGTATGGAACGGGCTTCCAATCGCTTTTCGCAAGCAGATTTCTTTTACTGCAGGCTTCTCTTATGTAGCTATTGACCAAACAAAAACGGTTATATACTTCCAGCCAGGCTTGGAGCAATCTATCAAAAATCACGATTACATTTCAGGCGAGCGAGAGGAAATTGTAGAACCCGCTTCAACGCTTGAAAAATATATTATAAGGCCAGCCCCTTTAAGCGGACTAAATGATTTTGTAAAATCCTTAAACGTAGAACTTCAAAACTGGGAAGAGCTTCAATTGTGTATAAAAGCTTATGACGCTTTTGAGAAAATACAACACTTAACCGCCGATGCACTTCGGCAGTTGTTGCGACAAGTCGCAAAATTATCGCCCAATCCCATTGACGGGAAGTCAATCAAGACGAAAATTATTGCCAGACTACACGAAAATATTGTTTCAGGTGTTGATCGAAACTATAAAGCTTTTAAGAATTTTCCTATTACAGCGTTTCAGGAAGGCATAAAAGAGATCGGGAATGCTTTTGAAGAGAGTGTAGAAAATGAATTTGCAAAAACAAGTGCTTTTGATCAAGTAATAATTTCTGATCTAATACAAGCGTTACAGGATGGAGATATTAAAAACTGGTGGCATAATTCGTTTGAAGTGGCTTTACAAAAAGTAATTGACTCTTTCAATGTGAATGCCTATCATAATCTCTGGAAGGTGTTTGCAAAATATACCGTGTTACCGAAAGCCATTACAGATTTCTTTTCGAATGATAAGAGATATGAAACATCTCTACTGCGAGATTTTCCAAAGAATCTTTCATCACAAGTTGCCAAACAGCTTTGCGAGTTAAGTGCTAAAAAATCCTGGCTAGTGTTGCATGCAAATCTCCTAATACTGTTTGAGCCGATCGGAGATGGTATTAGGAGGCAGCTTGAGCTGGAAGATAAAGTGGAAGATTCAGAGAGAAAAGGAACACATTTATTATTACAAAAAGTAGATGATGCAGATTTTTTGAAGGTGACTTTGAAAACGGGACATTCGTTTCTAGTCGATAGTTATGGTCGAAACGCTGCTACGAACGGTTCTCTTTTGAAGAGGCTTGATGTGACTTCTCCAAACTGGCTGAAAATATGGCTATCTAGCCTACAGGTCAAAGGTGATATCGAACATGGTATACCCAAAATTGCTGATATTGTCGAAGGAGTGCTAAATGAAGTTGTTTTAGATAAGGATGTGCCGGCAGCATTATTTCGTTTTATCGGGCAAAGCAAATTCGCAGATATCTATCACTACAAAAAACGGAAAGAGATTTGGAAAAAGTTGCCGGTATCAGATAAGAACCTCTTCTTGGATGCTACTGCTAAAAAATTATTGTCATGTATAGTAAGTGGTAATGAGATCGACGAATCGATAGAAACAGAATTGTCTTCCTATATGGCAACAGACAAGTTTTTAAGCACCTTGTTGGAAAAGTATCAGGATAATATTGAGGTGGTCATTGACGTGTATGAGTTGGTTGATGGTTTAAAGGATGCATATTTCGCTGATTATGTTAATTATTACAGCCGTGAGGTTAATGATCAGCTGTCTCGAAGACTAGGCGAAATGGTTGCACGCAAGCAACTTCGTCTTACTGCCAAGCAAATATTCGAAAAGGCAAAGCACAACAAGGATTTCAGACATGCGCTGGTGGGTTGTTCATCATTGTGTGATTTAAGCAAGTGGGATAAATTTATGTGGGGCTGGTTGTTTTCTGGTAGTTCATCAAATGCCGGTCTTTACCAAGCTGTGTTAGATCTTGCGCTGGAATTATATGATAAAGGTCCCGAAGACCGAGAAATATGGAAACGGGCGGGGGGTAAGATAAATCTTCTACATCACCACAGCAGTCGCGAAGAAAACTGGCGACAGGCAATCGGCCTTTTACAGCACGGCAGCGGAGGGAAACACATCAATATTCAATCTCTTGTTCAAACGATGCTGGAAGACTATCCGCAACACGCTAAGTTGCATGAAATGGAAAAATATTTAAAATCGAATCAATGA
- a CDS encoding 5'-methylthioadenosine/S-adenosylhomocysteine nucleosidase, translated as MSKKILIQTALSLEFQEVEKYLQNTAVIRHPETGSIYKKGMYDAYEILLVETGAGNIRASDETGRAISFFQPDYVFFVGVAGGVKDVGLADVVASSKVIGYEMGKDEDEFKPRFDTMPASYVLEQLAKHVKRQNVWIKRLNEPGDRLPEAFVQPIAAGEKVVASTRSVTYKYLKQFCSDAVAVDMEGNGFLVAARPYHTHAIEVRGISDLIDKKSEADATGSQPLAARNAAAFCFEMIDQLEPVTNQLPDTTTLAFRKQFVGELVKLYPQGPEQNDIWKRAGGDVSMLSNASSRKSQWFGAIEALSLGGGGKAITVKSLLDEIVLDYPNWISVFIAK; from the coding sequence ATGAGTAAAAAGATACTAATACAAACAGCTTTAAGCCTGGAATTTCAGGAAGTGGAAAAATATCTTCAGAACACCGCTGTTATCAGACATCCGGAGACAGGGTCAATATATAAAAAGGGAATGTATGACGCATACGAAATATTGCTTGTTGAAACCGGTGCCGGGAATATTCGTGCTTCGGACGAAACGGGAAGAGCGATTTCTTTTTTTCAGCCTGATTATGTGTTCTTTGTGGGTGTGGCTGGCGGTGTGAAAGACGTTGGCTTGGCTGATGTTGTTGCTTCGTCAAAAGTTATTGGTTATGAAATGGGTAAGGATGAAGATGAGTTTAAGCCAAGATTCGATACGATGCCAGCGTCTTACGTTTTAGAGCAGCTGGCAAAACATGTTAAACGTCAGAATGTTTGGATAAAGCGATTGAACGAGCCCGGAGACCGACTTCCTGAAGCTTTTGTTCAGCCAATTGCTGCGGGTGAAAAAGTTGTAGCATCAACGCGATCGGTTACATACAAATACTTGAAGCAGTTTTGCAGCGATGCGGTAGCGGTGGATATGGAAGGCAATGGCTTTCTTGTCGCTGCCAGACCTTATCACACCCATGCGATAGAGGTGCGCGGGATTTCGGATTTGATAGATAAAAAGTCTGAAGCAGATGCGACCGGTTCACAGCCTTTGGCTGCGCGGAATGCTGCGGCATTTTGTTTTGAAATGATTGATCAGTTAGAACCTGTTACCAACCAATTGCCTGATACAACAACGCTTGCATTCCGAAAACAGTTTGTGGGTGAGTTGGTTAAACTGTATCCTCAGGGGCCGGAGCAGAATGATATCTGGAAAAGAGCTGGCGGTGATGTTTCAATGCTCTCAAATGCCAGTTCGCGAAAATCTCAGTGGTTTGGAGCCATTGAAGCATTGTCTCTCGGAGGAGGAGGGAAGGCTATAACAGTAAAGTCTCTGCTCGACGAGATTGTACTTGACTATCCGAATTGGATTTCCGTTTTTATTGCGAAGTAG
- a CDS encoding glycosyltransferase, producing the protein MYTAIIIVTTLLLAVYAVLILQYRSWFLRLRPFEPAPAPGTPTRFSIIIPARNEEGQIGNCLASIFGQSYPGTHFEVIIVNDYSTDRTEAVIKAWQEQHANLYLINMADHVEPNALNSYKKKALELAIATSSGEWVVTTDADCQAKPGWLSLLDAYIRQYQPVFVAAPVMFTTKGSFLDTFQLLDFISLQGITAAAVSAGFHTMCNGANLAYRKDVFYAVDGFKGIDGLASGDDMFLMHKIKQLYPDRMGYLFAQGAIMATAPMADWRSFINQRIRWASKADAYQDRGIFRTLALVYALNACLFLWLVGSLFFTGGGWVPWLIFIAIKTLVELSFMIPVSKFYGHLPAMYWFLPMQPFHITYTVVAGWLGKFGSYQWKGRKVQ; encoded by the coding sequence ATGTACACCGCCATAATCATTGTTACAACGCTGTTATTGGCTGTCTACGCTGTCCTTATTCTCCAATACCGCAGCTGGTTTTTACGGCTGCGGCCGTTTGAACCGGCCCCGGCACCCGGCACACCCACACGTTTTTCCATCATCATACCGGCGCGGAACGAAGAAGGGCAGATTGGTAACTGTCTGGCTTCCATATTCGGACAATCATATCCAGGTACCCATTTTGAGGTCATTATAGTGAACGACTATTCTACAGACCGTACAGAAGCTGTTATAAAAGCATGGCAGGAGCAACATGCCAACCTGTACCTCATCAATATGGCCGACCATGTGGAGCCCAATGCTTTGAACTCTTATAAAAAAAAGGCCCTGGAGCTGGCTATCGCAACGAGTAGCGGGGAATGGGTGGTGACCACCGATGCCGACTGCCAGGCAAAACCCGGCTGGCTCTCCCTCTTAGATGCATATATCAGGCAATACCAACCGGTATTTGTGGCGGCGCCTGTGATGTTCACAACAAAAGGCAGTTTCCTCGATACGTTTCAGTTGCTGGATTTTATCAGTCTGCAGGGCATTACTGCGGCGGCAGTATCGGCCGGTTTTCATACCATGTGCAATGGCGCCAACCTGGCTTATCGGAAGGATGTATTTTATGCGGTGGATGGTTTTAAAGGGATCGATGGCCTGGCCAGTGGAGACGATATGTTCCTCATGCACAAGATCAAGCAGTTATACCCGGACCGGATGGGATACCTTTTTGCACAAGGGGCCATCATGGCCACGGCGCCTATGGCCGACTGGCGGAGTTTCATCAACCAACGCATACGTTGGGCCAGCAAAGCAGATGCTTACCAGGACCGGGGCATATTTCGTACCCTGGCGCTGGTATACGCCCTGAATGCCTGCCTGTTCCTGTGGCTTGTCGGTAGCTTATTCTTTACGGGGGGGGGATGGGTGCCCTGGCTGATCTTCATCGCAATCAAGACACTCGTAGAATTGAGCTTTATGATACCGGTAAGCAAATTTTATGGTCATTTGCCTGCCATGTACTGGTTCCTTCCCATGCAGCCCTTCCATATTACTTATACCGTTGTGGCCGGATGGTTAGGCAAATTCGGCTCTTACCAATGGAAAGGGAGGAAAGTGCAATGA
- a CDS encoding ABC transporter permease, producing MPGPFIKKLLKNKGARFGMILIAGSLLLALFAFFIAPDHSPNANRMIPEIGSKKPGFTIDLLKIRRDKEWVRTGFWQRLINGAEDEWQYVPVTAVAVKGDSMVYEQFVDDGITERKSIALSRVDATSPVIRVHYLLGTDKFGRDLLSRLIIGVRVSLGVGLIAVLISLTVGILLGALAGYFRGWADELIMWLINVTWSIPTLLLVFAITLMLGKGFWQVFVAVGLTMWVNVARLVRGQVLAVRELEYIQAAKALGYSDARIIFRHVLPNILGPVMVIAASNFASAIVIEAGLSFLGVGVQPPQPSWGLMIKENYNFIITHNPMLALAPGIAIMLLVLAFNLLGNGLRDALSVRNKN from the coding sequence ATGCCCGGACCGTTTATTAAAAAGTTGTTAAAGAATAAAGGCGCCCGCTTTGGTATGATCCTTATTGCTGGCAGTTTGTTGCTTGCACTGTTCGCTTTTTTTATTGCGCCCGACCATTCACCCAATGCCAATCGCATGATACCTGAGATCGGCAGTAAAAAGCCGGGATTCACCATAGATCTTTTAAAAATCCGGCGCGACAAAGAATGGGTGCGCACCGGTTTTTGGCAACGACTGATCAATGGTGCGGAAGATGAATGGCAATATGTTCCTGTAACTGCTGTTGCAGTGAAAGGAGATAGTATGGTGTATGAACAATTTGTAGACGACGGCATCACCGAACGCAAATCGATTGCATTGTCGCGCGTTGATGCTACATCACCGGTTATACGCGTGCATTATCTGTTGGGTACCGATAAGTTCGGCAGGGACTTGCTCAGCCGGCTCATCATCGGCGTACGGGTGAGCCTGGGCGTGGGATTGATCGCAGTGCTCATCTCACTCACCGTTGGTATCCTGCTGGGCGCGCTGGCAGGCTATTTCAGGGGATGGGCAGATGAATTGATCATGTGGCTCATCAATGTAACCTGGAGTATACCTACACTCTTGCTGGTGTTTGCGATTACACTGATGTTGGGGAAAGGGTTCTGGCAGGTATTTGTAGCAGTGGGACTCACCATGTGGGTAAACGTAGCGCGACTGGTACGCGGACAGGTACTGGCTGTTCGCGAATTGGAATATATACAAGCTGCGAAAGCATTGGGCTACTCAGATGCAAGGATCATTTTCAGGCATGTATTACCCAATATACTTGGTCCGGTTATGGTGATCGCCGCCAGCAATTTTGCTTCGGCCATTGTAATAGAAGCGGGATTGAGTTTCCTGGGCGTGGGTGTGCAACCACCACAACCCAGTTGGGGATTGATGATCAAAGAGAATTACAATTTCATCATCACGCATAACCCTATGCTGGCGCTGGCGCCGGGTATTGCCATCATGTTGCTCGTGCTGGCATTTAATTTATTGGGCAATGGTTTAAGGGATGCCTTGAGTGTGCGGAACAAAAATTAA
- a CDS encoding RloB family protein, with amino-acid sequence MARKIKIPNERLKRYAREEQKRSQEIRAKRSYYLIVCEGEKTEPNYFEALKHDLPKGVLTAYRIDIEGTGRNTQSLVDEALRLKEKYESESTREVDKLWVVFDKDSFEADDFNSAIQRCTNSQPVIYCAWSNEAFELWYLLHFHYYQNAMSREQHQRLIEQNLKAFLDDTYVYEKNSEDMYILLKEHGDVLLAIKRGKQLMSNYNGRQDFAEHNSCTTVHLLVEELLNLKQNI; translated from the coding sequence ATGGCCCGGAAAATAAAAATCCCAAACGAGCGGTTAAAGCGTTATGCGAGAGAAGAGCAGAAACGAAGCCAAGAGATCCGGGCTAAGCGTAGTTATTACCTGATTGTATGCGAGGGAGAGAAGACGGAGCCTAATTACTTTGAGGCGCTCAAACACGATCTACCCAAAGGGGTTCTTACTGCATACAGGATCGATATAGAAGGTACGGGCCGAAACACGCAGTCGCTTGTTGACGAGGCGCTGCGGTTGAAAGAAAAATACGAATCAGAGTCAACGCGAGAAGTAGATAAACTTTGGGTGGTGTTTGATAAAGACAGTTTTGAGGCAGATGATTTTAACTCCGCTATTCAGCGATGTACAAATTCTCAGCCGGTCATTTATTGCGCGTGGAGTAATGAAGCGTTTGAGCTCTGGTATCTGTTACATTTTCATTACTATCAAAATGCGATGAGCCGAGAACAGCATCAGAGGTTGATAGAGCAGAACTTGAAAGCATTTTTAGATGATACTTACGTGTATGAAAAAAATAGTGAAGACATGTACATCTTACTAAAGGAGCACGGCGATGTGCTTTTGGCTATAAAAAGGGGTAAACAGTTGATGAGTAACTACAATGGTAGGCAAGACTTTGCAGAGCATAACTCCTGCACGACGGTCCATCTGTTGGTAGAGGAATTATTAAACTTAAAACAAAACATCTAA